A stretch of the Sphingosinithalassobacter tenebrarum genome encodes the following:
- the tolB gene encoding Tol-Pal system beta propeller repeat protein TolB, with protein sequence MKLLVSLFGSLTLLAAPAVAQVTDQPTPAPTSPATGQDGRSQDGRLQVDVTADIGADQLVIAIPPMPTSANQQTAAGSTADLGRQIAEVIEADLRNTGLFRTIGPDQTPTIPYQQVTAPDFPFWYSGSAQALVQGYVRANGDGLTVGCYLYDVALQSELVRQGFVVGAGDWRRAAHKCADAIYTRLTGEGPYFDSRVVYVSETGPKDRRLKRLAIMDQDGANHRFLTNGQSIVLTPRFAPNQQMIVYMSYQNDRPSIHVYDLSSGRQRLLVSDDNLSFAPRFSPDGRWVLFTMSIGGNADIYRVSVSGGAPQRLTSSPGIDTGGSYSPDGSRIVFESDRGGSQQLYVMNADGSNQHRISFGGGRYATPVWSPRGDLIAFTRMGGGAFRIGVISPNGDGERLLTDAWGDEGPSWSPNGRVLMFFRASQGSGQADLWSVDLTGVNARRIPTPLDGSDPSWGPLRD encoded by the coding sequence ATGAAGTTGCTTGTTTCCCTATTCGGTTCGCTCACGCTGCTCGCGGCGCCCGCCGTTGCGCAGGTGACGGATCAGCCGACGCCCGCGCCGACCAGTCCCGCAACCGGACAGGATGGCCGATCGCAGGACGGCCGCCTGCAGGTCGACGTGACCGCCGATATCGGTGCGGATCAGCTCGTCATCGCCATCCCGCCCATGCCGACGTCCGCCAATCAGCAGACCGCCGCGGGCTCGACTGCCGATCTCGGCCGTCAGATCGCCGAAGTGATCGAGGCCGATCTGCGCAACACCGGGCTGTTCCGCACCATCGGTCCCGATCAGACGCCGACGATCCCGTACCAGCAGGTAACGGCCCCGGATTTCCCCTTCTGGTATTCGGGATCGGCGCAGGCGCTGGTGCAGGGCTATGTCCGCGCCAATGGCGACGGGCTGACGGTCGGCTGCTATCTCTACGACGTCGCGCTGCAGAGCGAGCTGGTGCGGCAGGGTTTTGTCGTCGGCGCCGGCGACTGGCGCCGTGCCGCGCATAAATGCGCCGACGCCATCTACACCCGGCTGACCGGCGAAGGCCCCTATTTCGACAGCCGCGTCGTCTATGTCTCCGAAACCGGGCCCAAGGATCGCCGCCTCAAGCGGCTGGCGATCATGGATCAGGACGGCGCCAATCACCGCTTCCTCACCAACGGCCAGTCGATCGTGCTGACGCCGCGCTTCGCGCCCAATCAGCAGATGATCGTTTACATGAGCTATCAGAACGATCGCCCCTCGATCCACGTCTATGACCTGTCGAGCGGGCGCCAGCGGCTGCTGGTCAGCGATGACAATCTCAGCTTCGCGCCGCGCTTCTCGCCCGATGGCCGCTGGGTGCTGTTCACCATGTCGATCGGCGGCAACGCCGATATCTATCGCGTGTCGGTTTCGGGCGGTGCGCCGCAGCGGCTGACCAGCTCGCCGGGCATCGACACCGGCGGCAGCTATTCGCCCGACGGCAGCCGGATCGTCTTCGAAAGCGATCGCGGCGGTTCGCAGCAGCTCTATGTGATGAACGCCGATGGCTCGAACCAGCACCGCATCAGCTTCGGCGGCGGCCGTTATGCGACCCCCGTCTGGAGCCCGCGTGGCGACCTGATCGCCTTCACAAGGATGGGCGGCGGCGCGTTCCGTATCGGCGTGATCAGCCCGAACGGCGATGGCGAACGGCTGCTTACCGATGCCTGGGGCGACGAAGGCCCGAGCTGGTCGCCCAACGGGCGGGTATTGATGTTCTTCCGTGCGTCCCAGGGATCGGGGCAGGCGGACTTGTGGTCGGTGGATCTCACCGGCGTGAACGCGCGGCGCATTCCGACGCCGCTCGACGGATCGGACCCGAGCTGGGGGCCGCTCCGCGATTGA
- a CDS encoding Acg family FMN-binding oxidoreductase — MNRRTLLLGGAAAGVSVAGVAGISIAGMGSRSEYDDWARDLRRPLAPDAGPREAVRYAGLAANGHNTQPWRFVLEQDRLRILPDFDRRTPVVDPDDHHLFVSLGAAAENASLALRVMGLGGAPIADDAGAALEIDAGLAEESALLAAVPQRQSSRTLYDGSAIPAEQLRRLQQAAAVPGVRMVLLTDAARRATLRDMIVAGNDMQMADPAFMAELKQWLRFNPASAMRRGDGLFTACTGNPSMPGWIGGPVFDFAFDPGAESDRYAAQADSSAGFAVFFGEKADREHWMRVGHACQRFALAATAAGLAHAFVNQPVEVPALCADLAALAGESVRPDLVIRFGHGPRAPYSPRRPVSQLLA, encoded by the coding sequence ATGAATCGCAGAACCTTGCTTTTGGGCGGTGCCGCCGCCGGCGTGTCAGTCGCGGGCGTTGCCGGGATCAGCATCGCCGGGATGGGCTCCCGATCCGAATATGACGACTGGGCGCGCGACCTGCGCCGGCCGCTGGCCCCCGATGCCGGGCCGCGCGAGGCAGTGCGCTATGCCGGGCTCGCCGCCAACGGGCATAATACGCAGCCCTGGCGGTTCGTGCTGGAGCAGGACCGGCTGCGCATCCTGCCCGATTTCGACCGGCGTACGCCGGTGGTCGATCCCGACGATCATCACCTGTTCGTCAGCCTCGGCGCGGCGGCGGAGAATGCGTCGCTGGCGCTGCGGGTGATGGGGCTGGGCGGCGCGCCGATCGCCGATGACGCGGGCGCCGCGCTCGAAATCGATGCCGGGCTGGCGGAGGAAAGCGCCTTGCTCGCCGCCGTGCCGCAGCGCCAATCCTCGCGCACCCTTTATGATGGAAGCGCCATTCCCGCCGAGCAGCTGCGCCGATTGCAGCAGGCGGCGGCGGTGCCCGGCGTGCGCATGGTGCTGCTCACCGATGCGGCGCGCCGCGCGACGCTGCGCGACATGATCGTCGCGGGCAATGACATGCAGATGGCCGATCCGGCGTTCATGGCCGAGCTCAAGCAATGGCTGCGCTTCAATCCGGCGAGCGCGATGCGCCGGGGGGACGGGCTGTTCACGGCCTGCACCGGCAATCCCAGCATGCCAGGCTGGATCGGCGGCCCGGTATTCGACTTTGCCTTCGATCCGGGCGCGGAAAGCGATCGCTATGCCGCGCAGGCAGACAGTTCGGCCGGGTTCGCGGTTTTCTTCGGCGAGAAGGCGGATCGCGAACACTGGATGCGTGTTGGCCATGCCTGCCAGCGGTTCGCGCTGGCGGCGACGGCCGCGGGGCTGGCGCATGCTTTCGTCAACCAGCCGGTCGAAGTGCCCGCGCTGTGCGCCGATCTGGCGGCGCTGGCGGGCGAAAGCGTGCGGCCCGATCTGGTGATCCGATTCGGCCACGGCCCGCGCGCACCCTATTCGCCGCGCCGCCCGGTTTCGCAGCTTTTGGCGTGA
- the pal gene encoding peptidoglycan-associated lipoprotein Pal — MNKLTIAMVAGVALVATAGCAKKRPEQLPPGPGPTTPTPAPTPGPGTGVVPGSAADFKRSVVSDTIHFALDQYDIDPEARAVLDSQARWLAQYPNVRITLEGHCDERGTREYNLALGDRRANAAKNYLAARGVSPSRITTISYGKERPIALGSNEAAWAQNRRAVTIVLN; from the coding sequence ATGAACAAGCTGACGATTGCGATGGTCGCCGGTGTCGCGCTGGTCGCCACCGCGGGTTGCGCCAAGAAGCGACCCGAACAACTGCCGCCGGGCCCCGGCCCGACGACGCCGACGCCGGCTCCGACCCCGGGTCCGGGCACTGGCGTCGTCCCCGGCTCGGCCGCGGATTTCAAGCGCTCGGTGGTCAGCGACACGATCCACTTCGCGCTCGATCAATATGACATCGACCCTGAAGCCCGTGCGGTGCTCGACAGCCAGGCGCGCTGGCTGGCGCAGTATCCGAACGTGCGCATTACGCTCGAAGGCCATTGCGACGAGCGCGGCACGCGCGAATACAACCTCGCGCTCGGCGATCGCCGCGCCAATGCGGCGAAGAACTATCTCGCCGCGCGCGGAGTCTCGCCCTCGCGGATCACGACGATCAGCTACGGCAAGGAACGTCCGATCGCGCTCGGTTCGAACGAAGCCGCCTGGGCGCAGAACCGCCGCGCGGTGACGATCGTCCTCAACTGA
- the ruvB gene encoding Holliday junction branch migration DNA helicase RuvB, translating into MTDPDRILTPARRPDDVDAALRPKSLDEFVGQAAARENLRVFIDAAKGRDEALDHVLFFGPPGLGKTTLAQIMAREMGVGFRATSGPVIAKSGDLAALLTNLEDGDVLFIDEIHRLNPAVEEVLYPAMEDRALDLMIGEGPSARSVRIDLPRFTLVGATTRQGLLSTPLRDRFGIPVRLNFYTVEELEKVVTRAANLLDLHVASDGAQEIAKRSRGTPRISGRLLRRVRDFANVAGVETVDAPTADRALNRLEVDALGLDAMDRRYLTMIADIYRGGPVGVETLAAGLSEPRDTIEEVIEPYLIQIGMIARTARGRCLNPAGWKHLGLNPPEGGQDGLFD; encoded by the coding sequence ATGACCGACCCCGACCGCATCCTCACCCCCGCCCGACGGCCCGACGATGTCGACGCCGCGCTGCGCCCCAAGTCGCTCGACGAGTTTGTCGGGCAGGCGGCGGCGCGCGAGAATCTGCGGGTGTTCATCGATGCCGCCAAGGGGCGCGACGAGGCGCTCGACCATGTCCTTTTCTTCGGCCCGCCGGGGCTGGGCAAGACGACGCTGGCGCAGATCATGGCGCGCGAAATGGGCGTGGGGTTCCGCGCCACCTCCGGCCCGGTGATCGCCAAGTCGGGCGATCTTGCGGCGCTGCTCACCAATCTCGAGGACGGCGACGTTCTGTTCATCGACGAGATTCACCGGCTCAATCCGGCGGTCGAGGAAGTCCTTTATCCCGCGATGGAGGATCGCGCGCTCGACCTGATGATCGGCGAGGGCCCCTCGGCGCGATCGGTGCGGATTGATCTGCCGCGCTTCACTTTGGTCGGCGCGACGACGCGGCAGGGGCTGCTCTCGACGCCGTTGCGCGATCGTTTCGGCATTCCGGTGCGGCTCAATTTCTACACGGTCGAGGAACTGGAAAAGGTGGTAACCCGCGCCGCCAATCTGCTCGACCTGCATGTCGCGTCTGACGGTGCGCAGGAGATTGCCAAGCGCTCGCGCGGGACGCCGCGCATCTCCGGCCGGCTGCTGCGCCGGGTGCGCGATTTCGCCAATGTGGCGGGGGTCGAAACGGTCGATGCGCCCACCGCAGACCGCGCGCTCAACCGGCTCGAAGTCGATGCGCTCGGCCTCGACGCGATGGACCGGCGCTATCTGACGATGATCGCCGACATTTATCGCGGCGGGCCGGTCGGCGTCGAAACGCTCGCGGCGGGGCTCAGCGAACCGCGCGACACGATCGAGGAAGTGATCGAGCCGTACCTCATCCAGATCGGCATGATCGCCCGCACCGCGCGCGGCCGCTGCCTCAACCCGGCGGGGTGGAAGCATCTCGGCCTCAACCCGCCCGAAGGCGGACAGGACGGGCTGTTCGATTGA
- a CDS encoding mechanosensitive ion channel family protein, protein MSTDTAARIRAPIDLVSDTIQGWIDGFYIQLPNIVAGLIFLVLAWILGRLFAHVVRRVAVRRGRPDLGQLLGSLAYGGAMIAALMVAAAIIFPSVHPGDILAALGIGSVAVGFAFKDILQNLFAGVLILLRRPFLRGDQIVVQGYEGTVEHIESRATVIKTYDGRRVIIPNADIYTSPVTVNTAWPHRRDEYDVGIGFGDHPAQAAAAFLDVLKGIDGIVAEPAPEALPWALEDSSVVLKLRWWTDSRRTDVVHVRARVILAVYEAAKAQGIDLPFPTQVLLFHDQTEESDGDRTRQREGWPAGSDPPKPRRAVVSERGGDAK, encoded by the coding sequence ATGTCCACCGACACCGCCGCCCGCATTCGCGCTCCGATCGATCTCGTCTCCGATACGATTCAGGGGTGGATCGACGGCTTCTATATCCAGCTTCCCAATATCGTTGCGGGCCTCATCTTCCTGGTGCTCGCCTGGATATTGGGCAGGCTCTTCGCCCATGTCGTCCGGCGTGTCGCGGTGCGGCGCGGGCGGCCGGATCTGGGGCAGTTGCTCGGATCGCTCGCTTATGGCGGCGCGATGATCGCGGCGCTGATGGTCGCCGCCGCGATCATCTTCCCCAGTGTCCATCCCGGCGACATCCTCGCCGCGCTCGGCATCGGATCGGTCGCGGTCGGCTTTGCCTTCAAGGATATCCTGCAGAACCTGTTCGCCGGCGTGCTGATCCTGCTGCGCCGTCCGTTCCTGCGCGGCGACCAGATCGTCGTGCAGGGGTATGAAGGCACGGTCGAACATATCGAAAGCCGTGCGACCGTCATCAAAACCTATGACGGGCGGCGGGTGATCATCCCCAATGCGGACATCTATACCTCGCCGGTGACAGTGAACACGGCATGGCCGCACCGCCGCGACGAATATGATGTCGGGATTGGTTTCGGCGATCATCCCGCACAGGCCGCCGCCGCGTTTCTCGACGTACTTAAGGGCATCGACGGCATCGTTGCGGAACCCGCGCCCGAGGCGCTGCCCTGGGCGCTCGAGGACAGTTCGGTGGTTCTCAAGCTGCGCTGGTGGACCGATTCGCGGCGCACCGATGTCGTCCATGTCCGCGCGCGGGTGATCCTCGCGGTGTACGAAGCGGCGAAGGCGCAGGGCATCGACTTGCCCTTCCCGACGCAGGTGCTGCTGTTCCACGATCAGACCGAGGAAAGCGACGGCGACCGGACGCGCCAGCGCGAAGGCTGGCCGGCGGGGAGCGATCCGCCGAAGCCGCGGCGCGCGGTGGTGTCTGAGCGGGGCGGAGACGCGAAATAA
- a CDS encoding helix-turn-helix transcriptional regulator, whose product MSERLICRLKDVRTERGWTQAELAERVGVSRKTINTVENGVFVPSTVLALKLAAAFDLRVEDLFGLEGA is encoded by the coding sequence GTGAGCGAGCGGCTGATCTGCCGCCTCAAGGACGTTCGCACCGAGCGCGGCTGGACCCAGGCCGAACTGGCCGAGCGCGTGGGCGTCAGCCGCAAGACGATCAATACGGTCGAAAATGGCGTGTTCGTCCCTTCGACGGTGCTGGCGCTCAAACTGGCGGCGGCGTTCGACCTGCGGGTCGAGGATCTGTTTGGGCTTGAGGGCGCGTAA
- a CDS encoding cell envelope biogenesis protein TolA, giving the protein MDSGEGTGLGVAVFGHVLLFGGLSLGFLATPNPTSFEQQPIEVSLTDDIALVSASQVPDAQVPAARLAEEEGPVEHEVPEANEAEPEPVTQPRSEEQPAPTRAPTTRPEPEPSRSPRAASTTRREQPREQPTRRDVRPTGRLDGMDLGRSDTASQSQSTTAPAATLGDREVASLRAEIRRQLRPHWSPPTGADSEKLVTFVRVRLNRDGSLAARPTVIRTEGRTASNRGQVSLHQERAIRAVELASPFRLPDRFYDAWKDFDISLDQRLAL; this is encoded by the coding sequence ATGGACAGCGGCGAAGGAACCGGGCTGGGAGTAGCCGTTTTCGGCCACGTCCTGCTGTTCGGCGGGCTTTCGCTCGGCTTTCTCGCGACGCCCAACCCCACCAGCTTCGAACAGCAGCCGATCGAAGTGTCGCTGACCGACGACATCGCGCTGGTCAGCGCGTCGCAGGTTCCCGACGCCCAGGTTCCCGCCGCCCGCCTCGCCGAAGAGGAAGGGCCGGTCGAGCATGAAGTGCCCGAAGCGAATGAAGCCGAACCCGAACCGGTGACTCAGCCGCGCAGCGAGGAACAGCCCGCGCCGACGCGCGCGCCGACGACCCGGCCCGAACCGGAGCCCTCGCGCTCGCCGCGTGCGGCATCGACCACGCGACGCGAGCAACCGCGTGAGCAGCCAACGCGCCGCGACGTGCGGCCCACCGGGCGGCTCGACGGAATGGACCTGGGGCGATCGGACACGGCATCGCAAAGCCAGTCGACCACCGCGCCGGCAGCCACGCTGGGGGATCGCGAAGTCGCTTCGCTGCGTGCGGAGATTCGTCGCCAGCTTCGCCCGCACTGGTCGCCGCCCACCGGCGCCGATTCGGAAAAGCTGGTGACCTTTGTGCGCGTGCGTCTCAATCGCGACGGTTCGCTCGCCGCGCGGCCGACGGTGATACGCACCGAAGGGCGCACCGCCAGCAATCGCGGCCAGGTGTCGCTCCATCAGGAGCGCGCGATTCGCGCTGTCGAGCTGGCATCGCCTTTCCGCCTTCCCGATCGCTTTTACGATGCGTGGAAGGATTTTGACATTTCGCTCGACCAGAGGCTGGCATTGTGA
- a CDS encoding YbgC/FadM family acyl-CoA thioesterase has translation MATDATDSVPTGRFVDGEHRFVLRVYFEDTDLTSMVYHANYLRFLERARSDMLEVAGISQRAAFDAGQGAYAIRDLSIRYLAPARLGDVLTVVSRVTALRAAAVVIHQRVMCAEKLLAEAEVEAVFLTPSGRPRRQPAEWMAVFEPLVWKGN, from the coding sequence ATGGCGACCGATGCGACAGACTCCGTACCGACCGGCCGCTTCGTCGATGGCGAGCATCGCTTTGTCCTGCGTGTCTATTTCGAGGACACCGACCTCACTTCGATGGTCTATCACGCCAATTATCTGCGGTTCTTGGAACGCGCGCGTTCCGATATGCTCGAAGTCGCCGGGATCAGTCAGCGGGCGGCGTTCGACGCGGGGCAGGGGGCCTATGCGATACGCGACTTGTCGATTCGCTATCTGGCGCCGGCGCGGCTGGGCGATGTGCTGACGGTGGTGAGCCGGGTGACGGCACTTCGCGCGGCGGCGGTGGTTATTCATCAACGCGTAATGTGCGCGGAGAAACTATTGGCGGAAGCGGAAGTCGAAGCGGTGTTCCTGACGCCCTCCGGTCGCCCGCGCCGCCAGCCGGCTGAATGGATGGCGGTGTTCGAGCCGCTGGTGTGGAAGGGAAACTGA
- the tolR gene encoding protein TolR, whose protein sequence is MAMQLPSQRGKGRRAPMADINVTPLVDVMLVLLIIFMVTAPLLTAGVPIDLPESRAKPLEQDQEPVQISIDENGGVFIDREAVRQADLAARLDAIAAQVGENGKPPQIYLRGDQMLGYGKVMQVMGELNRAGLNRVSLVTTSQSGGE, encoded by the coding sequence ATGGCGATGCAGCTCCCTTCGCAGCGCGGCAAGGGCCGGCGCGCGCCGATGGCGGACATCAACGTCACGCCGCTGGTCGACGTGATGCTGGTGCTGCTGATCATCTTCATGGTCACCGCGCCGCTGCTCACCGCCGGCGTGCCGATCGACCTGCCCGAAAGCCGAGCCAAGCCGCTCGAACAGGATCAGGAGCCGGTGCAGATTTCGATCGACGAGAATGGCGGCGTCTTCATCGACCGCGAAGCGGTGCGGCAGGCCGATCTCGCCGCCCGTCTGGATGCGATCGCTGCGCAAGTGGGCGAGAACGGCAAGCCGCCCCAAATCTATCTGCGCGGCGATCAGATGCTCGGCTATGGCAAGGTTATGCAGGTGATGGGCGAGCTCAACCGCGCCGGGCTCAATCGCGTGTCGCTGGTCACCACGTCGCAATCGGGCGGCGAGTAA
- a CDS encoding SPFH domain-containing protein, protein MSDFSAYALRNSKERGARTSSGYGMLALAAVLLAGTIWIGFQIGTWPDWMAAVGIGIGSIAVLFVAAGFYLLQPNQAAAILLFGDYQGSDRNTGLRWAWPWLTKQKISVRIHNITSERLKVNDLRGNPIEIASNVVWRVADTAMALFDVDDYKEFVNIQIESAVRAIGSRYPYDEFEDDKITLRGNADIVSDEIKAELQDRVALAGVSIEECRLTHLAYASEIAQAMLRRQQAEAVVAARAKLVEGAVGMVEMALEQLSEKQVVELDDERRAAMVSNLMVVLCSERDTQPVVNSGSLYQ, encoded by the coding sequence ATGAGCGATTTCTCGGCCTATGCGCTGCGCAACAGCAAGGAACGCGGCGCGCGGACTTCGAGTGGTTACGGGATGCTTGCGCTGGCGGCGGTGCTGCTGGCGGGCACGATATGGATCGGCTTTCAGATTGGCACCTGGCCCGACTGGATGGCGGCGGTAGGCATCGGCATCGGATCGATCGCCGTGCTGTTCGTCGCGGCGGGTTTCTATCTGCTGCAGCCCAATCAGGCGGCGGCGATCCTGTTGTTCGGCGATTATCAGGGCAGCGACCGCAATACCGGGCTGCGCTGGGCGTGGCCGTGGCTCACCAAGCAGAAAATCTCGGTGCGCATTCACAACATCACGTCCGAACGGCTCAAGGTGAACGATCTGCGCGGCAATCCGATCGAGATTGCTTCGAATGTCGTGTGGCGCGTGGCGGACACCGCGATGGCGCTGTTCGACGTCGATGACTACAAGGAGTTCGTGAACATCCAGATCGAAAGCGCGGTGCGCGCGATCGGATCGCGCTATCCCTATGACGAGTTCGAGGACGACAAGATCACGCTGCGCGGCAATGCCGATATCGTCAGCGACGAGATTAAGGCCGAGCTGCAGGATCGCGTCGCGCTGGCGGGTGTTTCGATCGAGGAATGTCGCCTGACGCACCTCGCCTACGCCTCCGAAATCGCGCAGGCCATGCTGCGCCGCCAACAGGCGGAAGCGGTCGTCGCGGCGCGTGCCAAGCTGGTGGAAGGCGCGGTCGGCATGGTCGAAATGGCGCTCGAACAGCTTTCCGAAAAGCAGGTCGTCGAGCTCGATGACGAGCGCCGCGCGGCGATGGTGTCGAATTTGATGGTCGTATTGTGCTCGGAACGCGACACGCAACCGGTCGTCAACTCGGGTTCGCTCTATCAGTAA
- the tolQ gene encoding protein TolQ, whose product MEFFANLNTDAASLSPIALFLQADWVVKGVMLGLLAASIWTWAIIIGFAIRMGRTRKRMTQFEEEYREADDIDEFHRRIAGRDVPVARVFSAGVTEWRRSTTGKSVDREGTRERLATAMGATVAAEIDKLSDRLNWLATIGSVAPFVGLFGTVWGIMRSFTSIAAEQNSSLAVVAPGIAEALFATAIGLFAAIPAVIAYNRYSHGINKVEARLNRFADGFHATLSRRLENEA is encoded by the coding sequence ATGGAATTCTTCGCCAATCTCAACACGGACGCAGCGAGCCTTTCTCCGATCGCGCTGTTCCTTCAGGCCGACTGGGTGGTGAAGGGCGTGATGCTGGGCCTGCTTGCCGCCAGCATCTGGACCTGGGCGATCATCATCGGTTTTGCGATTCGCATGGGCAGGACGCGCAAGCGGATGACCCAGTTCGAAGAGGAATATCGCGAAGCCGACGATATCGATGAATTCCATCGCCGCATCGCCGGGCGCGACGTGCCGGTGGCGCGGGTCTTTTCGGCGGGCGTCACCGAATGGCGCCGGTCGACCACCGGCAAGAGCGTCGATCGTGAAGGCACGCGCGAGCGGCTGGCGACGGCGATGGGCGCGACGGTGGCGGCGGAGATCGACAAGCTGTCGGATCGTCTCAACTGGCTCGCGACGATCGGATCGGTCGCGCCGTTCGTCGGGCTCTTCGGCACCGTCTGGGGCATCATGCGCAGCTTCACCAGCATCGCGGCCGAGCAGAACAGCTCGCTTGCGGTCGTCGCGCCGGGCATTGCCGAGGCACTGTTCGCGACTGCGATCGGCCTGTTCGCCGCCATCCCCGCAGTGATCGCCTATAATCGCTACAGCCACGGCATCAACAAGGTCGAGGCGCGGCTCAATCGCTTCGCAGACGGCTTCCACGCGACGCTCAGCCGCCGTCTGGAGAATGAAGCCTGA
- a CDS encoding toxin-antitoxin system HicB family antitoxin, translating to MAAPPKKAFPLRLDPALHAAIERAAASDLRSVNAEVEVLLREALARRGVKLADPAPRKRGRPPKSEGDSQ from the coding sequence ATGGCTGCTCCACCGAAGAAGGCGTTTCCCCTGCGGCTCGATCCGGCGCTCCACGCCGCGATCGAGCGCGCGGCGGCGAGCGATCTTCGCAGCGTGAATGCGGAGGTGGAGGTGCTGCTGCGCGAGGCGCTGGCAAGGCGCGGCGTCAAGCTAGCCGACCCGGCGCCGCGCAAGCGCGGCCGGCCGCCCAAGAGCGAAGGAGACAGTCAGTGA